The proteins below are encoded in one region of Drosophila santomea strain STO CAGO 1482 chromosome 2R, Prin_Dsan_1.1, whole genome shotgun sequence:
- the LOC120444550 gene encoding little elongation complex subunit 1 — MNLDDFSDFNIDQLLGPTAPLQDGLVAPYKQVPLPRINQDVRAKRSRLSERIAQNDELIRQVKQLQAQNKQLADLQRTAQEVTDLYQKEKQQRIELEKRAKQIGERCGQLEKELDAQVGNCENLQEQLQMRGLPVDSKDVLSILMQLAQRLGDDCGLLRREQNIMKKLKEHCKTIDVSVPTPKSPNPRNKRKGHQPVVNQSTQTDEEAAKVKPVLCSVAVQVEGLIETRNQGTQHKNTTTTRGTTTASFIKHHDVGTCFPEPKPLPNIRQILDEMLSWRDDIVIEPMSPLSDLQQEFELEDIPAKASVATCTTLCDIHREIDFIADLTTQIKVSASRPPSRTMLDSVKEEARSSRELAKELFNFLPQNQSCLTNMPPQAFEELWQVFGQMVLALLQRRSNPSVDMPPSVSQADFTNWLYELYEGTQNQTEQTSSGSTKKRDFATSTECMDAGTDPIIESPNISHGGHVTPIRLPSKPKERKRKSKKRKASATAKSMAKRSCLEMETVHLETSKTLEVEHEQKPETAIQFLSNLETFNMANCDNLEMELDEEELFLLQLTSNAEKKDNEETSRAQATEGLESPAQNSKFLLPENKNQNHLPAVQKERDSSLKEYDEELDKTEKLLDKRTFEIRENIGSPTELAPNKDISSYPFSLAEDRIDSSSEPNEIEVNASEDSESHLDKGVSNSENLNDGTVMELIPFKEPKSFLNKKDGEMLPTSITGLFGSDSDMESESSVEQMASELSDSEEFDDSEEECISADEQSNTKNRKNNSLFGSESESEENEERGMEAAVTEAEEKLEEKESEQKSSAVVPAESYEEPLLAKADLLTIKQPLIVEYPDPIVKSLSNEQPTSSCATPNSTDESEDEHGLVIDEQISTRQPEEQPTPVPVKRRRTQSEMKASSPSAEVRLTRQKARQLLVEQKTCPEKGISLVEQIRNQLKQAITRSEPLRKDSTPNLKPLEHEELKARQPDINLEPLKLSCSISEESPASPSSESIDELDHQPIEIPLEQAACTREDDQPMSIVQHVLKMDKGLEKLKKENRKTLGKSQPQLCASIGKYLQESMQLESSCSDLALEIYKVTKSEAVIVNALITVICKIGVDDGPVERLLNALKYLNFSQRFLAELEERLFRNPKERPATELALNYVRLYLKAADLQATMSAGYAHPVRLLLAKILYLFDRDMPPLVLEVLRQFPTVLPHREQREYDNSDALITVIKHLLMSRQYEMVDPNGAERLLLSKLRFEYHFQPFEPTKQQVLDNLVGKLKAGREEELGYAFALFCRRSPHLKVVESVVGEHLMPLATSYCDLATENNSFDARLVLLLHCISLVLKPLPLDTDISAFVGFLKRLLVAVPRSDVQLAAVQASLRLQRFGFKYTLDALKDYRPNYELDPLTRAMIRCFAERRRHFRHVAATGKASRD; from the exons ATGAATTTGGACGACTTCTCGGACTTCAATATAGATCAACTTCTGGGCCCAACCGCCCCGTTGCAAGATGGCCTGGTGGCGCCGTACAAGCAGGTACCGCTGCCCAGGATCAACCAAGATGTGCGCGCCAAGCGAAGCCGGCTGTCCGAACGGATTGCCCAGAACGACGAGCTGATCCGCCAGGTGAAACAGCTCCAGGCCCAAAACAAACAGTTGGCGGACCTGCAGCGCACCGCCCAAGAGGTGACGGATCTGTACCAGAAGGAAAAACAGCAGAGGATCGAGCTGGAGAAGCGCGCCAAGCAGATCGGCGAGCGTTGCGGACAGCTGGAAAAGGAGTTGGACGCACAGGTTGGGAACTGCGAAAAtctgcaggagcagctgcagatgCGAGGTTTGCCAGTGGATTCGAAGGATGTGCTGTCCATACTCATGCAGTTGGCCCAGCGACTGGGCGACGATTGTGGGCTCTTGCGGCGTGAGCAGAACATTATGAAGAAGCTAAAGGAGCACTGCAAAACGATAGACGTAAGTGTGCCCACGCCAAAGAGTCCCAATCCGCGGAACAAACGGAAAGGCCATCAGCCCGTAGTCAACCAGTCCACGCAAACCGACGAGGAAGCCGCCAAGGTCAAGCCCGTACTTTGTTCCGTTGCTGTGCAGGTGGAGGGTCTGATAGAGACCCGCAACCAGGGCACGCAGCACAAAAACACTACCACCACCCGGGGAACCACTACAGCCTCCTTCATCAAACATCACGATGTGGGCACCTGCTTTCCTGAGCCCAAGCCCCTGCCAAATATCCGGCAAATACTTGATGAAATGCTGTCGTGGCGGGATGATATTGTTATTGAACCCATGAGCCCGCTGAGCGATCTGCAGCAGGAGTTTGAGTTGGAGGACATACCAGCCAAAGCGAGTGTGGCGACCTGCACCACTCTGTGTGATATACACCGCGAGATTGACTTCATTGCCGACCTAACGACACAAATCAAGGTGTCCGCCTCGAGGCCGCCCTCACGAACAATGCTGGATAGTGTGAAGGAGGAGGCCAGGTCCTCCAGGGAGCTCGCCAAGGAGTTGTTCAACTTTCTACCTCAAAACCAAAGCTGCCTGACCAATATGCCGCCGCAGGCCTTCGAGGAGCTGTGGCAGGTGTTTGGCCAAATGGTGCTAGCCCTGCTGCAGAGGCGCTCCAATCCGTCCGTGGATATGCCACCCAGCGTCAGCCAGGCGGATTTCACCAACTGGTTGTATGAGCTCTATGAGGGCACGCAGAACCAGACGGAGCAGACTTCCAGCGGAAGCACCAAAAAGAGAG ATTTCGCCACTAGCACTGAGTGCATGGATGCTGGAACGGATCCGATCATTGAGTCGCCAAACATCAGTCACGGAGGACATGTAACTCCAATTCGCCTGCCCTCCAAGCCCAAAGAACGAAAGCGGAAATCTAAAAAGCGCAAAGCGTCTGCTACAGCGAAGTCGATGGCCAAGCGAAGCTGTCTGGAGATGGAGACAGTACATCTGGAAACAAGTAAAACATTAGAAGTAGAGCATGAACAAAAGCCGGAAACGGCAATCCAATTCTTAAGCAATTTGGAAACTTTTAACATGGCCAACTGTGATAATCTCGAAATGGAACTGGATGAGGAAGAACTTTTTTTGCTTCAGTTGACGTCCAACGCGGAAAAGAAAGACAATGAAGAAACTAGTAGGGCCCAGGCTACCGAAGGCTTGGAAAGCCCTGCGCAGAACTCTAAATTCCTGCTgccagaaaataaaaatcaaaatcatttGCCTGCTGTCCAAAAAGAAAGAGATTCGTCTTTAAAAGAATATGACGAGGAACTTGATAAAACTGAAAAGCTCTTGGATAAAAGAACATTTGAGATAAGGGAAAATATTGGGAGCCCAACAGAATTGGCCCCAAATAAAGATATTTCATCGTATCCATTTTCTTTGGCAGAGGATAGAATAGATTCCTCAAGTGAACCAAACGAAATTGAGGTGAATGCTTCAGAAGACTCTGAATCACACTTGGATAAAGGTGTCTCCAATTCGGAGAACCTAAATGATGGAACAGTCATGGAGTTGATACCCTTCAAAgagccaaaaagttttttaaacaaaaaggATGGCGAAATGTTACCGACTTCAATAACGGGTCTATTTGGTAGTGATTCAGATATGGAATCCGAATCCAGCGTAGAGCAGATGGCTTCCGAGCTAAGTGATTCGGAAGAATTTGATGATAGCGAAGAGGAGTGCATATCTGCGGATGAGCAAAGCAACaccaaaaaccgaaagaaTAATTCCCTGTTCGGCAGTGAATCAGAATCGGAAGAAAACGAGGAACGTGGGATGGAAGCTGCTGTTACCGAAGCAGAAGAAAAGCTAGAAGAGAAGGAATCAGAACAGAAGTCATCGGCTGTGGTTCCCGCAGAATCATATGAAGAACCTTTATTAGCTAAAGCGGATTTACTGACCATAAAGCAGCCTTTGATCGTTGAATATCCGGATCCAATAGTTAAATCTTTAAGCAATGAGCAGCCCACAAGTAGTTGTGCCACGCCAAACTCAACAGATGAATCCGAAGATGAGCACGGCCTAGTTATCGACGAACAAATCTCTACTAGGCAGCCTGAGGAACAGCCTACGCCCGTTCCCGTAAAACGAAGGAGAACGCAAAGTGAGATGAAAGCCTCTTCGCCCTCGGCGGAAGTTCGTTTGACTCGTCAGAAGGCGAGGCAACTGCTAGTTGAACAGAAAACCTGTCCAGAAAAGGGTATTTCGCTCGTAGAACAAATAAGGAATCAACTTAAGCAAGCAATTACTAGATCGGAGCCTTTGAGAAAGGATTCGACTCCTAATTTGAAACCACTAGAGCACGAAGAGCTGAAAGCCAGGCAGCCAGATATAAATCTAGAGCCTTTAAAGCTGTCCTGTTCAATTAGCGAGGAGTCGCCAGCCTCGCCATCTTCGGAGTCAATAGACGAGCTTGACCATCAGCCCATCGAAATTCCTCTGGAGCAAGCTGCTTGCACTCGGGAAGATGACCAACCCATGTCGATCGTGCAACATGTACTTAAGATGGACAAGGGTCTGGAAAAGCTTAAgaaagaaaataggaaaactTTGGGAAAGTCGCAACCCCAATTGTGCGCCTCAATAGGCAAATATCTTCAGGAGAGCATGCAGCTGGAATCCAGCTGCAGCGACTTGGCCTTGGAGATCTACAAGGTGACCAAGAGTGAGGCTGTAATCGTGAATGCTTTGATAACAGTTATCTGCAAGATCGGCGTAGATGATGGTCCAGTGGAACGTCTACTGAATGCATTGAAGTATTTAAACTTCTCGCAGAGATTTTTGGCTGAACTGGAGGAGCGCCTATTCCGCAACCCCAAAGAGCGACCAGCCACCGAGTTAGCTCTCAACTACGTCCGGCTCTACTTGAAGGCAGCTGATCTACAGGCGACCATGTCAGCAGGGTATGCGCATCCGGTGCGACTACTGTTGGCCAAGATTCTGTATTTATTCGACCGGGATATGCCGCCGCTAGTGCTGGAGGTGCTGCGTCAATTTCCCACTGTGCTTCCCCACCGCGAGCAGCGGGAGTACGACAACTCGGATGCCCTGATCACAGTGATCAAGCATCTGTTGATGAGCCGGCAGTACGAGATGGTGGATCCAAACGGCGCCGAACGGCTGCTGCTATCCAAGCTGCGCTTTGAATACCACTTCCAGCCATTTGAGCCCACCAAACAGCAGGTGTTGGATAACCTCGTGGGGAAGCTGAAGGCCGGCCGTGAGGAGGAGCTGGGTTACGCCTTTGCGCTCTTCTGCCGCCGATCACCACATCTCAAAGTGGTAGAGAGCGTGGTGGGCGAACACCTTATGCCGCTCGCCACCAGTTACTGTGATCTCGCTACTGAAAACAACTCGTTCGATGCCCGGCTGGTGCTTCTGCTCCACTGCATCTCTTTGGTTCTGAAACCACTACCCCTGGATACTGATATCTCCGCCTTCGTGGGCTTCCTGAAGCGCCTTCTCGTGGCAGTGCCACGATCTGATGTTCAACTGGCGGCCGTGCAGGCCAGCCTACGTCTGCAGAGATTCGGATTCAAGTACACTCTGGATGCCCTGAAGGACTACAGACCCAACTATGAGCTCGATCCGTTAACGCGGGCCATGATTCGTTGCTTTGCGGAACGAAGGAGACACTTCCGTCACGTAGCTGCCACTGGGAAGGCGTCGAGAGATTAG
- the LOC120444549 gene encoding myosin-9, whose protein sequence is MFANLKNKLIEEVKASPSKFQQFANAAQAAVSSSSSTTPNSETNTSNNENFFSITEEDTPQNSPYRIQKLPATSASALRGRSTQSLNGSTNRSRKLSNSSMASDVSFRLPTYEAPAVYHLQSDLDETSSEFDDSASTARLDVITKDQLYDAYKKSLDRYHKYRCRYTDLAKKYKELERDSSKARSVLVETQDKALRRISELREQCTLEQQAKAHLEEALRVEMDDMSCKMQAYQTKLQLLGENPENITAALERSGHQLETEQLIDLEESAGKSPPSANGSVSSVSDLQRLLKEREEELLAEKDHALRKQEEENFLLLAQTKQAIHTELELKDTEVRQLQEKLKQLESQRESQNNEAKEQLKKLQATKQEVDAKLMATEHLLNTLKGSYATKEQQVATLEAQLETIKMENELKIKELQQQNENKNNQASDSSEQLKKLQAAVQDAESQLLSKDELLESLRSEHADKEKLLKDLEEQLGKLKQENENILDKLRENKESNDSQTNKAQDQQKKLQAAKDEAESKLLAMEDILHSVRNDYKAQEEQIAKLEDKLKTLTKENEVNLEKLRHINEQREAQSTDSQEKINELRAAKNEAEAKLLSTELSLNALQAALSAKEEQAASLEQSLNALKTESEHSLQDLRLHNDQLLEIVQRHQQNDWEAQLGQAREELAAIQSQRELHALELEKSLEMERESVAALSSEKASQEEQHRLKLEQLQREIQILQDQHANSESETVSALKVQLEALSQDLATSQASLLAKEKELKASGNKLNKVKKQHEQHQAKSSEQNARLEALQSELADRLSHSRQVESEKEELQARVTGILEEIGTMQAQMQQVQDSHSELEREKRKLESRIESLQQEQVDSSAQDERTSAKLEEIQSENTKLAERNCLLEEQANHLESQLQAKQDEIGKIQVKLQQVLDEHSKLQNAQELMDHDHRTLQDKCDAYEKDKLLTKDTLDCLQSASEELQRVKANLDRDLEEQQQQLLELRERQREQEQQLKDQAERCAELEAQNTESETQLQATISNLREQLDAYKQTEQGIQEKLQATNSSYTTQIATLEARWSAANSDVERLHEANDALQQEMEQLKIKHGQEREEVKESIAQKNRQVVELQETMAIRDRQLQEKVEASDKLAKFDEILIENEYLNKHTKQLEAELAESAELKDKLKSLQCELYVLQEKAEQHAVQMSEKETQSATATAEVSELKKAIEEQAVELTRQKEHASFVTEQSDAVQKDLLQVQQQLHDKEIELTKSHDEQASLQAAVESLKQEVTSLKDWSASSDSDGLRSLNERLQRELEDLKHKSGGAESNMQQEIEELQANNQQMAERINELETLRAGIQAQQLLASMAPKNVQEAAAADEKAELETKLKEIMNEVQDVTNRNLFLEQKCENFLILEQSNERLKLQNAKLSRQLDETLVSMQHSEAVPANTEFEYLRNIMFQYLTGNTNNETLVKVISAVLKFSPQQAQVALEKEHQRRSLLNKLI, encoded by the exons CCGCCTCAACAGCCCGGCTGGATGTGATCACCAAGGACCAGCTGTACGATGCGTACAAGAAGTCTCTTGATCGTTACCACAAATACCGCTGTCGGTACACGGATCTGGCCAAAAAGTACAAGGAACTGGAACGTGACAGCTCTAAGGCGCGG TCTGTGCTGGTGGAAACGCAAGACAAGGCGCTGCGTCGGATCAGCGAGCTGAGGGAGCAGTGCACGCTGGAGCAGCAGGCCAAGGCGCATTTGGAGGAGGCGCTGCGCGTTGAGATGGACGACATGAGTTGCAAAATGCAGGCTTACCAGACGAAGCTCCAGTTGCTGGGTGAAAATCCTGAGAATATAACGGCGGCTTTGGAGCGAAGCGGCCACCAATTGGAGACGGAGCAACTCATCGACCTGGAGGAGTCGGCCGGAAAGTCTCCGCCGTCCGCCAATGGTAGTGTGTCCAGTGTGTCTGACTTACAGAGATTACTTAAAGAGCGAGAAGAGGAGCTTTTGGCCGAAAAAGACCACGCTTTGCGCaagcaggaggaggagaacTTTCTGCTTTTGGCCCAGACAAAGCAGGCCATCCATACGGAACTGGAACTGAAGGACACCGAGGTGCGTCAGCTTCAGGAGAAACTCAAGCAGTTGGAATCTCAGCGAGAGTCCCAAAACAACGAAGCCAAGGAGCAGCTTAAAAAGCTCCAGGCCACAAAGCAGGAAGTCGATGCCAAACTTATGGCTACAGAGCACCTGCTAAACACGCTGAAAGGAAGCTATGCGACCAAGGAGCAACAGGTGGCCACACTCGAAGCGCAACTAGAAACCatcaaaatggaaaacgagctgaaaataaaagaacTGCAGCAACAGAACGAGAATAAAAATAACCAGGCAAGCGATTCAAGTGAGCAACTGAAGAAGCTTCAAGCAGCCGTTCAAGATGCGGAGTCTCAGCTTCTGTCGAAGGATGAGCTTTTGGAATCTCTCCGAAGCGAACACGCAGACAAGGAGAAACTGCTGAAGGATCTGGAAGAGCAGTTGggtaaattaaaacaagaaaacgaaaatatcTTGGATAAACTGCGAGAAAACAAGGAAAGTAACGATTCTCAAACTAACAAAGCACAGGATCAGCAAAAGAAACTACAAGCAGCCAAGGACGAAGCCGAGTCGAAGCTTTTGGCCATGGAAGACATTTTGCACTCTGTTAGGAATGATTACAAAGCACAGGAGGAGCAAATCGCTAAGTTGGAGGACAAATTGAAAACTCTTACCAAGGAAAACGAAGTGAATCTGGAAAAATTGCGCCACATTAATGAACAACGCGAAGCTCAAAGTACTGATTCCCAGGAGAAGATAAATGAACTACGTGCAGCTAAGAATGAAGCCGAAGCCAAACTTCTTTCCACAGAACTCAGTCTCAACGCACTTCAGGCCGCACTTTCAGCCAAAGAAGAACAGGCCGCATCCTTGGAGCAGAGTTTAAATGCGCTTAAAACCGAAAGTGAGCACAGCCTGCAGGACCTGCGCTTGCATAATGATCAGTTGCTTGAAATTGTCCAGCGGCATCAACAAAACGACTGGGAGGCTCAGCTCGGTCAGGCAAGAGAAGAATTGGCAGCTATTCAATCGCAACGGGAGCTACATGCTCTCGAGCTCGAGAAGAGTCTGGAAATGGAGCGCGAGTCTGTGGCCGCATTAAGTTCCGAGAAAGCCTCCCAGGAGGAACAGCATAGGCTTAAGTTGGAACAGCTACAGCGAGAGATTCAAATACTGCAGGACCAGCACGCGAACTCGGAGAGCGAAACGGTGTCTGCTTTAAAAGTGCAGCTGGAGGCTCTTAGCCAGGACTTGGCCACCAGCCAGGCCAGTCTATTGGCCAAAGAAAAGGAACTGAAAGCCAGCGGCAACAAGTTAAACAAGGTAAAGAAGCAACACGAGCAGCACCAGGCGAAATCAAGCGAGCAAAACGCTCGTCTTGAAGCTCTGCAAAGTGAGTTGGCAGATCGATTGAGTCACTCCCGTCAGGTAGAGAGCGAGAAGGAGGAGTTGCAGGCACGTGTCACTGGAATTCTGGAGGAGATTGGCACCATGCAGGCGCAAATGCAACAGGTGCAGGACTCACACAGCGAACTGGAACGGGAAAAGCGCAAACTGGAATCCCGCATCGAGTcactgcagcaggagcaagTGGACAGCAGTGCCCAGGACGAAAGAACCTCAGCTAAGCTGGAGGAGATCCAGAGCGAAAACACCAAGCTGGCCGAACGCAACTGtctgctggaggagcaggCGAATCATTTGGAGTCCCAACTACAAGCGAAACAAGACGAGATCGGCAAGATTCAGGTGAAATTGCAACAGGTACTGGACGAGCACTCGAAGCTGCAAAATGCGCAGGAACTGATGGATCATGACCATCGGACGCTGCAGGATAAATGCGATGCTTACGAAAAGGATAAGTTGCTGACCAAAGATACTCTGGACTGTCTGCAGTCGGCCAGTGAGGAACTGCAGCGGGTTAAGGCCAATTTGGATCGAGATTtggaggagcagcaacaacaactgctaGAGCTAAGAGAACGACAAAgggaacaggagcagcagctgaaagACCAAGCCGAGCGATGCGCAGAATTGGAGGCCCAAAACACTGAAAGTGAGACCCAGCTGCAGGCCACGATCAGCAATCTTCGCGAGCAACTTGATGCTTATAAGCAGACTGAACAGGGCATCCAGGAGAAGTTGCAAGCCACCAATTCGTCCTACACCACGCAAATTGCCACATTGGAAGCTCGCTGGAGCGCCGCCAATTCCGACGTTGAGCGTCTTCACGAAGCCAATGATGCCCTGCAGCAGGAGATGGAACAGTTGAAGATTAAGCACGGCCAGGAGCGCGAGGAAGTGAAGGAGTCCATAGCCCAGAAAAACCGACAGGTGGTGGAGCTCCAAGAAACCATGGCTATAAGGGATCGTCAGTTGCAGGAGAAGGTAGAGGCCTCAGACAAATTGGCTAAATTCGATGAGATCCTGATCGAGAACGAGTATTTGAATAAGCACACCAAGCAACTGGAGGCGGAGTTGGCTGAAAGTGCGGAGCTGAAGGATAAGCTGAAATCCCTGCAATGTGAATTGTACGTTCTGCAGGAAAAGGCCGAGCAGCATGCCGTCCAAATGTCCGAAAAGGAAACGCAGAGTGCGACGGCCACGGCAGAGGTGTCCGAACTGAAAAAGGCCATCGAAGAACAGGCGGTAGAGTTAACCCGCCAGAAGGAGCACGCAAGCTTTGTCACCGAGCAGAGTGATGCGGTCCAAAAGGATCTTCTTCAAGTTCAGCAGCAACTCCACGATAAGGAAATCGAACTTACAAAGAGCCATGATGAACAGGCCAGTCTGCAGGCTGCAGTCGAAAGCCTAAAGCAAGAGGTAACTAGTCTTAAGGACTGGTCCGCCTCCTCGGACTCCGATGGCCTGCGCAGCCTTAATGAGCGACTGCAGCGGGAACTGGAGGATCTTAAGCACAAGAGCGGCGGTGCGGAGTCCAATATGCAGCAGGAGATCGAGGAGCTGCAGGCTAACAACCAACAGATGGCGGAGCGCATCAACGAGCTGGAAACTCTGCGAGCCGGCATACAAGCACAGCAACTCCTCGCCAGCATGGCGCCCAAAAACGTCCAGGAGGCGGCCGCTGCTGACGAGAAGGCTGAACTGGAGACTAAACTCAAAGAGATTATGAACGAGGTGCAGGACGTGACGAATCGAAACCTGTTCTTGGAGCAAAAATGTGAGAACTTCCTGATTCTCGAACAGTCCAACGAGCGACTTAAGCTGCAGAATGCGAAACTCTCGCGGCAACTGGATGAAACTCTG GTATCCATGCAACACAGCGAGGCTGTTCCGGCTAACACGGAATTCGAATACTTGCGCAACATCATGTTCCAG TACCTAACTGGGAACACGAACAACGAGACGCTTGTCAAGGTGATATCGGCAGTGCTCAAATTCTCGCCGCAGCAGGCCCAAGTTGCCCTGGAAAAGGAGCATCAGCGGAGATCTCTG CTGAACAAACTGATCTAG